From Thalassoglobus sp. JC818, the proteins below share one genomic window:
- the mutL gene encoding DNA mismatch repair endonuclease MutL — protein sequence MSPTHTDVETRIRQLTPSVINKIAAGEVIERPASVVKELLENSVDALSNRIEVEIENGGVDCIRIVDDGEGIHPDDFELSVASHATSKIIDADDLFRVQTMGFRGEALASIAEVSQFQIRSRRRGADIGMELNVHGGLLKEPHVCGCPEGTRIEVRQLFFNTPVRRKFLKTPATEFGHISEQFTRIALANPNLHLVLRHNDKIVYELPATHRLIERLELFYGSKLTEQLIWVESEHQGAHIRGYVAHPSQSKATRKGQYLFLNGRWIQDRSLQHALSEAYRGLVMVGRHPISFLFLEVDPNQVDVNVHPTKSEVRFQNSQILYRLLLSTLRNQFLSMDLDSRLDLPNRSSNAQSATGPIPAEELKNELNSWVQKELQPPPGKVLFSADSLNAPPQQKLGEQDSQRSDETFASNSSLPLEGHSPEVGNDSEQASTGQASTDGDSNEESSPIADDVRAMQVHDCYLVVETREGLTVIDQHALHERIMYEQLRRRVLSGKVEVQKMLMPVMVELSSRESQTLLDQQEVLAELGLIIEGFGGSTIALTGYPTLMSRADPQSLLRDLADQIESQGRRVERRDMIDSLLHMMSCKAAIKAGQRLSLEEIESLLAQRHLCDDHHHCPHGRPTALKLTREELDRQFGRLGS from the coding sequence ATGTCCCCCACTCACACGGATGTCGAAACACGGATTCGTCAACTCACTCCCAGCGTCATCAATAAAATTGCTGCGGGAGAGGTGATCGAGCGCCCAGCGAGTGTCGTTAAAGAGTTGCTGGAGAATTCTGTCGATGCGCTCTCGAACCGCATTGAAGTTGAGATTGAAAACGGCGGAGTCGATTGCATCCGAATTGTAGACGACGGGGAAGGGATTCACCCCGACGACTTCGAACTCTCCGTGGCCAGTCACGCCACCAGCAAGATCATCGATGCCGATGACTTGTTTCGCGTTCAGACGATGGGATTTCGCGGAGAAGCTCTGGCTTCCATTGCTGAAGTCTCTCAATTTCAGATCCGCAGCCGCCGACGGGGAGCGGATATTGGAATGGAGCTCAACGTCCATGGCGGTCTGCTGAAAGAACCGCACGTTTGTGGATGTCCCGAAGGGACGCGCATTGAAGTTCGACAGCTCTTCTTCAACACGCCTGTCCGACGCAAATTCCTGAAGACTCCTGCAACCGAGTTCGGCCACATCTCTGAACAGTTCACGCGGATTGCTTTGGCTAATCCCAACTTGCATCTGGTGCTTCGTCACAACGACAAGATCGTTTACGAGCTTCCCGCCACGCATCGACTTATTGAAAGGCTCGAACTGTTCTATGGCTCTAAGCTCACAGAGCAGTTGATCTGGGTCGAGTCAGAACATCAGGGAGCACACATTCGCGGATACGTGGCTCATCCGTCACAAAGCAAAGCGACCCGCAAGGGACAGTATCTGTTTTTGAATGGTCGCTGGATTCAGGATCGATCTCTGCAGCACGCGTTGAGCGAAGCTTATCGCGGTTTGGTCATGGTTGGTCGGCATCCGATTTCATTTCTGTTTCTGGAAGTCGATCCGAATCAGGTCGATGTGAATGTCCATCCGACCAAGTCGGAAGTTCGGTTCCAAAACAGTCAAATCCTGTATCGGCTGCTGTTGTCGACATTGCGAAACCAGTTCCTCTCGATGGATTTGGACTCGCGGCTCGATCTGCCGAATCGATCCTCAAATGCTCAGTCTGCGACTGGCCCGATTCCTGCAGAAGAGTTGAAAAACGAACTGAACAGCTGGGTGCAGAAAGAATTGCAACCTCCACCCGGAAAAGTTTTGTTTTCTGCCGACAGCCTGAATGCTCCCCCGCAGCAGAAGCTCGGAGAACAAGATTCACAGCGGTCCGATGAGACGTTCGCTTCGAACTCGAGTTTGCCACTCGAGGGGCATTCACCGGAAGTTGGAAACGACTCTGAACAGGCCTCAACTGGTCAGGCTTCTACAGATGGCGATTCCAACGAAGAATCATCACCGATTGCCGATGATGTCCGGGCCATGCAGGTACACGATTGCTATCTGGTCGTAGAAACGCGTGAAGGATTGACCGTGATCGATCAGCACGCACTTCACGAACGAATCATGTATGAACAGCTGCGTCGCCGCGTGCTTTCCGGAAAAGTCGAAGTGCAGAAGATGCTCATGCCGGTCATGGTGGAGCTGTCGAGCCGAGAATCACAGACACTGCTTGATCAGCAGGAGGTTCTGGCAGAACTGGGTCTCATCATCGAAGGGTTTGGCGGAAGCACGATTGCTCTCACCGGCTATCCGACGTTGATGTCGCGGGCTGATCCTCAGTCGCTTTTGAGAGATCTCGCAGATCAGATTGAATCACAGGGTCGAAGAGTTGAGCGGCGGGACATGATCGACTCACTCTTGCATATGATGTCGTGCAAGGCAGCGATTAAGGCTGGCCAACGACTCTCGCTTGAAGAAATTGAATCACTTCTCGCGCAGCGGCATCTTTGCGATGACCACCATCACTGCCCGCATGGTCGACCGACTGCTCTGAAGCTGACGCGTGAAGAACTCGATCGGCAATTTGGTCGGCTTGGCTCCTGA
- a CDS encoding TIM barrel protein, whose translation MSDATHSSEFSRRQWMQISAGSLAAASVLGTSASVKSAETKEPVASNQRIKQSLVNWCYNKTWPDVEEYCKVAAKLGCQSIELIDPQHWPTLKKFGLTCAIAGSHGFRTGFNNRNEWDECLAVLRERIQQCKEFGVERVITFTGMANGLSKEEGFENCVAGLKEIAPDAEKNNVTVCLEMLNTRDSSQPMTGHPGYQGDHCDYCIDILKEVNSSHVKLLFDIYHVQIMDGDVIRRIREHKDWIGHIHTAGNPGRGELDDTQEINYPPIMRALLEVGYTGYVGQEFIPTRDPWDGLAEAVAVCDV comes from the coding sequence ATGTCAGATGCTACGCACTCTTCAGAATTTTCTCGCCGTCAGTGGATGCAGATTTCGGCTGGAAGTTTGGCCGCAGCGTCCGTTCTCGGAACGTCCGCATCTGTAAAGTCTGCTGAAACGAAAGAGCCTGTCGCTTCGAATCAGCGCATCAAACAGTCGCTGGTCAACTGGTGCTATAACAAAACCTGGCCCGACGTTGAGGAGTACTGCAAGGTCGCGGCGAAGCTTGGATGTCAAAGCATTGAGCTGATTGATCCACAACATTGGCCAACTCTGAAGAAGTTTGGACTCACATGTGCAATTGCGGGCAGCCACGGATTTCGCACTGGCTTCAATAATCGCAATGAATGGGATGAGTGCCTCGCAGTGCTCCGTGAGCGAATTCAGCAATGCAAGGAGTTCGGAGTCGAACGAGTTATCACGTTCACCGGAATGGCCAACGGTCTTTCGAAAGAAGAAGGCTTTGAGAACTGCGTCGCCGGACTTAAGGAGATTGCTCCGGATGCGGAGAAAAACAACGTGACCGTCTGTCTGGAGATGTTGAACACTCGAGACTCCTCGCAGCCGATGACCGGTCACCCGGGGTATCAGGGAGATCACTGCGACTACTGCATCGACATTCTCAAAGAGGTGAACTCCTCTCACGTGAAACTGTTGTTCGACATCTATCACGTCCAGATCATGGATGGCGACGTCATTCGGCGAATTCGTGAGCACAAGGACTGGATCGGTCACATTCACACAGCTGGAAACCCCGGCCGTGGAGAACTGGATGACACTCAGGAAATCAACTATCCACCGATCATGAGGGCGCTGCTCGAAGTCGGGTACACTGGATACGTCGGTCAGGAATTCATTCCGACGCGCGATCCCTGGGACGGACTCGCCGAAGCTGTCGCTGTTTGCGACGTGTGA